In a genomic window of Allomeiothermus silvanus DSM 9946:
- a CDS encoding LCP family protein — MRRFVWVLLLVPLVALGYWAFPFLQAFFRYGGLPRNLSQPLNVLVQGVSPEYSGYHTRAPENFRGHADTLLLVRFDPAQKRVVALSIPRDTYTVIPGRGYRKINEANVLGGPELAKQVVSRLVGVPVDAYVSISTEALRQAVDALGGVTVCVERPLHYRDTAAQLEINLEPGCQRLDGKNAEAYLRFRKDALGDIGRIQRQQAFFQALREQALSPAGVVRLPQVVAAVEANLRTDLSRAQIGQLVGFAMQRPDLVSLLLPGGFGGGWEVDPAGLEALVNRYFKDQGAEQAVSVQDLRGRVASVIYAAEQWEQAKGVRDTLHRLGMRVILREVDAAPERSEVLSNGDSGLAQALAGQLGIPWRISGETTLGADLTVRLGASRKNP; from the coding sequence TCCCTTCTTGCAGGCCTTCTTCCGCTACGGTGGCCTCCCGCGGAATCTCAGCCAGCCCCTCAACGTGCTGGTGCAGGGGGTGTCGCCGGAGTATTCCGGCTATCACACCCGCGCTCCGGAGAATTTCCGCGGCCACGCCGATACCTTGCTCTTGGTTCGCTTCGATCCTGCGCAAAAGCGGGTGGTGGCGCTCTCCATTCCCCGCGACACCTACACGGTGATTCCGGGTCGGGGCTACCGCAAGATCAACGAGGCCAACGTGCTGGGAGGCCCTGAACTAGCCAAGCAGGTGGTCTCGAGGCTGGTGGGGGTTCCGGTGGATGCGTATGTTTCCATTAGCACAGAAGCCTTACGCCAAGCAGTAGACGCCTTGGGTGGGGTAACGGTGTGTGTGGAGCGCCCCTTGCACTACCGCGACACCGCGGCTCAGCTCGAGATCAACCTCGAGCCCGGCTGCCAGCGGCTCGATGGGAAGAACGCCGAGGCTTACCTCCGCTTCCGCAAGGACGCTCTGGGCGACATTGGGAGGATCCAGCGCCAACAGGCTTTTTTTCAGGCCTTGCGCGAGCAAGCGTTGAGCCCGGCGGGGGTGGTGCGGCTGCCGCAAGTGGTGGCTGCGGTAGAGGCTAACCTCCGCACTGACCTGAGCCGCGCCCAGATCGGGCAGTTGGTGGGGTTCGCCATGCAGCGGCCCGATCTGGTGAGCCTGCTGCTACCCGGCGGTTTTGGTGGGGGTTGGGAGGTGGACCCAGCGGGGCTCGAGGCGCTGGTGAACCGCTACTTCAAAGACCAAGGAGCCGAGCAGGCCGTCTCGGTTCAGGATCTGCGGGGCCGGGTAGCTTCGGTGATCTACGCCGCTGAGCAGTGGGAGCAAGCCAAGGGAGTGCGTGATACCCTCCACCGATTGGGGATGCGGGTGATTCTGCGCGAAGTGGACGCCGCCCCCGAACGCAGCGAGGTGCTCTCCAACGGGGATTCAGGTTTGGCTCAAGCCTTGGCGGGCCAACTGGGAATCCCCTGGCGCATCTCCGGGGAGACCACTTTGGGGGCCGACCTCACCGTGCGGCTTGGCGCAAGCCGCAAGAATCCGTAA
- a CDS encoding bifunctional DNA primase/polymerase: MRSYEKYSTSATALEYAGMGYPVLPLLPGEKRPHGRLVPSGLRDASTDPEVLRRWWQAAPGAGVGILPPAETLALDCDVPSAWGALLAEYPELGEAPRQRTPRGGVHVFLRLPAGLVGSLTSSARKLPGVDLRGLGKAYLAAAPTTLPNGAYVWELPLLPPAELPLAPEGLLARLLPDPPPPPPEYQPARLRGIAAGTHTRRLEGLLRWACERVAAAPQGQRHNTLLGYARLIGGYLHLGLDPEQAAAALVAAAVQAGLPPLEAEATARDGLRYGQAAPLEPPAEKARASNPYDPGGEAAKAPTCPLDGRTGGGLVLGKPRYKIERGQIWAAKPEKQGEGQGVGYYPLSNFAAIIEREIAATDGLENETLFEIKGYTSTGRPLPAAWVRAGEFAGMNWTARHWGSEAVVLPGQSNRDHLRAAIQFLSLEGLRRTTVYRHLGWAKVDGQWVYLHAGGGIGANGGVEGLEVQPGRVFEGFALPDPPEDEAEREAIRTLWSLREVAPSRVTVPLLLYALGAPLGHSPYSLYLAGPTGSRKTSLALVIQSLWGHHDTPPASWETTTNALEALAFTGMDTPLLVDDYAPQASEQKQKELQAKAARLLRSQGNGTGRGRMRADGSLAGDKPPRGSLLLTGEDVPPGHSVRARCLFLELGRGEVRLDRLSEAQTLAREGAYARALSGWVRWLARDLEAHRDRLRSRIEGLRPRYNALHGRVTDALARLHALWELYQEYTATVGCDLEGEGEVLEALEQVLQGQGEYLRGADPVERFGPLLFSALRMGRGHLVPLNWRPGRDIEDHLPDPARWGWRYRETTSGHPDARGVWEPLGPQIGWLPDDPEVHGLYLDPTAAYTVLGRLANESGEPLPTERTLWKRLAERGVIHVRVEAGVTRYQARVRIGSGLIRAIHLAGVYIAKSGNSGNNEHSAVQDGTNPVPTKRGVPTQEWEQSPASDAASQVFPLASGNTQKTGNSLNHVQDGTKPTVPTVPTSTDIRGSRVDLDLEDADVF, encoded by the coding sequence CCCCTCGGGGCGGGGTGCATGTCTTCCTGCGGCTGCCCGCCGGGTTGGTAGGAAGCCTCACCAGCAGCGCGCGGAAGCTGCCGGGGGTGGACTTACGCGGCTTAGGTAAGGCGTATTTGGCGGCTGCCCCGACCACGTTGCCTAATGGGGCCTACGTTTGGGAACTACCCTTGCTACCCCCGGCTGAACTGCCTCTAGCCCCCGAGGGGCTGCTAGCTCGGTTGTTGCCCGATCCCCCACCGCCACCGCCTGAGTACCAACCCGCCCGGCTTCGGGGTATCGCGGCTGGTACCCACACCCGAAGGCTGGAGGGCCTCTTGCGCTGGGCCTGTGAGCGGGTAGCGGCTGCTCCACAGGGGCAGAGGCATAACACCCTGTTGGGCTACGCCCGGTTGATTGGCGGATACCTTCACCTGGGACTCGACCCCGAGCAGGCCGCCGCCGCCCTGGTTGCGGCTGCGGTGCAGGCCGGGCTGCCCCCCCTCGAGGCTGAGGCCACCGCGAGGGACGGCCTCAGGTACGGACAGGCGGCCCCGCTCGAGCCACCCGCCGAGAAAGCCCGGGCGAGCAACCCCTACGACCCCGGCGGCGAGGCTGCGAAAGCGCCCACCTGCCCCCTGGATGGCCGCACCGGAGGTGGGCTGGTGCTCGGAAAACCCCGCTACAAGATCGAGCGCGGGCAGATTTGGGCCGCCAAGCCGGAAAAGCAGGGTGAGGGGCAGGGGGTGGGCTACTACCCGCTTTCCAACTTCGCTGCCATCATCGAGCGCGAAATAGCCGCAACCGACGGGCTCGAGAACGAGACCCTGTTTGAGATCAAAGGCTACACCTCCACAGGGCGCCCGCTGCCTGCGGCCTGGGTGAGGGCGGGCGAGTTTGCCGGCATGAACTGGACCGCCCGCCATTGGGGAAGCGAGGCCGTGGTGCTGCCCGGGCAGTCCAACCGCGACCACCTGCGCGCCGCGATCCAGTTCTTGAGCCTGGAGGGACTACGCCGCACTACCGTGTACCGCCACCTGGGTTGGGCGAAGGTCGACGGGCAGTGGGTGTACCTCCACGCTGGCGGGGGCATCGGAGCCAACGGGGGCGTGGAGGGCCTCGAGGTCCAGCCGGGGCGGGTATTCGAGGGTTTTGCTCTGCCCGACCCCCCCGAGGACGAAGCTGAGCGTGAGGCTATCCGCACCTTGTGGAGCCTGCGCGAGGTGGCCCCCTCACGGGTCACCGTGCCTTTACTGCTCTATGCCTTGGGCGCTCCGCTGGGCCATAGCCCGTACTCGCTATATTTGGCGGGGCCGACGGGAAGCCGCAAAACCAGCCTGGCCCTGGTCATTCAATCTTTGTGGGGCCATCACGACACCCCGCCCGCGAGCTGGGAGACCACCACCAATGCCCTCGAGGCCCTCGCGTTCACGGGTATGGACACGCCGCTCTTGGTGGACGATTACGCCCCTCAAGCGAGCGAGCAGAAGCAGAAGGAGTTACAGGCCAAAGCCGCCCGGTTGCTGCGCTCTCAGGGCAACGGCACAGGCCGGGGGCGGATGCGGGCTGACGGCTCTTTGGCGGGGGATAAGCCCCCCCGTGGTTCGCTGCTCCTCACCGGCGAGGACGTGCCGCCCGGGCACAGCGTGCGAGCCCGCTGCCTCTTCCTCGAGTTGGGGCGGGGCGAGGTACGCCTGGATCGGCTCAGCGAGGCCCAAACCCTGGCCCGTGAGGGGGCGTATGCCCGTGCCCTGAGCGGCTGGGTGCGCTGGCTGGCCCGAGACCTCGAGGCCCACCGCGACCGCTTGCGGAGCCGGATAGAGGGCCTGCGACCCCGCTACAACGCCCTCCACGGGCGGGTGACCGACGCCCTGGCCCGGCTGCACGCCCTATGGGAGCTATACCAGGAGTACACCGCCACCGTGGGGTGTGACCTCGAGGGCGAGGGCGAGGTGCTCGAGGCGCTCGAGCAGGTGCTTCAGGGTCAGGGGGAGTATCTTCGCGGGGCTGACCCGGTGGAGCGCTTCGGCCCCTTGCTTTTCTCCGCTCTACGCATGGGTCGGGGCCACCTCGTGCCTTTGAACTGGCGACCCGGGCGGGACATAGAGGATCACCTACCCGACCCCGCCCGTTGGGGCTGGCGGTACCGCGAAACCACCAGTGGCCACCCCGACGCACGCGGCGTGTGGGAGCCCCTCGGGCCACAGATCGGCTGGCTACCCGATGACCCCGAAGTCCACGGGCTGTACCTGGACCCGACCGCCGCCTATACCGTGCTGGGGCGGCTGGCGAACGAGTCGGGCGAGCCGCTGCCCACCGAGCGCACGTTGTGGAAGCGGCTGGCAGAGCGGGGGGTTATCCACGTTCGGGTGGAGGCAGGGGTAACCCGGTACCAAGCCCGGGTGAGAATCGGGAGTGGGCTAATCCGAGCAATCCACCTGGCGGGGGTATATATCGCAAAAAGTGGGAACAGTGGGAACAATGAGCACAGCGCCGTCCAGGACGGCACAAACCCTGTTCCCACTAAACGGGGTGTTCCCACTCAGGAGTGGGAACAAAGCCCCGCTTCTGATGCGGCTTCACAGGTGTTCCCACTCGCGAGTGGGAACACTCAAAAAACTGGGAACAGCCTAAACCACGTCCAGGACGGCACAAAACCCACTGTTCCCACTGTTCCCACTTCTACAGATATAAGGGGTAGCCGCGTTGATTTGGATTTGGAGGACGCCGATGTCTTCTGA
- a CDS encoding tyrosine-type recombinase/integrase — MPRLTNKPRKRKDGRFEVRLTLRENGVPVQVSVYAQTAAEAERKARDLKTRAERGQFTRDRSTTAGYARLWLERKAKEVRPRTAELYRLELSYALPSLQDPEAPDALGSRPLQEVKPAHIREVLDGLSKRYSIRTVKMVRQRLWQVFRDALDMELIYRNPVDPVRIKTPRGQSKAKVGRALEPHEIAALLSALDQHKDPRTALALRLMLACGLRRGEALGLQWQDLDLGAGTLTVTRAWTDDGKRGVLTLPKTHTSGRTVPIPHATLERLQQYRAWYAERLGDPRPEAWVFPGNDPSKPLNPHAPNWALKRITERLGIGPLRVHDLRHSYGSHMLANGAPLELVSERMGHANANITLGVYRHVLEHERKGWIIDPEDLLGPRAKA; from the coding sequence ATGCCGCGACTGACGAACAAACCCCGTAAACGCAAGGATGGGCGCTTCGAGGTACGCCTGACCCTACGCGAGAACGGCGTACCGGTGCAGGTCAGTGTCTACGCTCAGACCGCCGCTGAAGCCGAGCGCAAGGCCCGCGACCTGAAGACCCGAGCCGAGCGGGGCCAGTTCACCCGCGACCGGAGCACCACAGCAGGGTATGCCCGGCTGTGGCTGGAGCGCAAGGCCAAAGAGGTCAGGCCGCGCACCGCTGAACTCTATCGGCTCGAACTGAGCTATGCCCTGCCCTCACTCCAAGACCCCGAGGCCCCTGACGCCCTGGGCTCGAGGCCCTTGCAGGAGGTGAAGCCCGCCCACATCCGCGAGGTGCTGGATGGGCTGAGCAAGCGCTACTCCATCCGCACCGTGAAGATGGTGCGGCAACGGTTGTGGCAGGTATTCCGGGACGCTTTAGACATGGAGCTCATTTACCGCAACCCGGTGGACCCGGTGCGCATCAAGACTCCCCGAGGTCAGAGCAAGGCCAAGGTAGGGCGAGCCCTCGAGCCCCACGAGATCGCCGCCTTGCTATCTGCCCTCGACCAACACAAAGACCCGAGAACCGCCCTGGCCCTCAGGCTGATGCTGGCCTGTGGGCTACGCCGGGGTGAGGCTTTGGGGTTGCAGTGGCAAGACCTTGACCTTGGGGCCGGAACCCTTACTGTCACGCGGGCTTGGACCGATGACGGCAAGCGCGGGGTGCTGACCCTGCCCAAGACCCACACAAGTGGGCGCACCGTGCCGATCCCTCACGCGACGCTGGAGCGCTTGCAACAGTACCGGGCCTGGTATGCCGAGCGGCTGGGGGACCCTCGCCCGGAAGCCTGGGTATTCCCCGGCAACGACCCGAGCAAGCCGCTCAATCCCCATGCGCCCAACTGGGCCTTGAAGCGCATCACCGAGCGGCTGGGCATAGGCCCCTTGCGGGTGCATGACCTGCGCCATAGCTACGGCTCACACATGCTGGCTAACGGTGCGCCCCTCGAGCTTGTGAGCGAGCGGATGGGGCACGCTAACGCGAATATCACCCTGGGGGTGTACCGGCATGTGCTCGAGCACGAACGCAAAGGCTGGATCATTGACCCCGAGGACCTGCTAGGCCCCCGCGCTAAAGCCTGA